One Acidobacteriota bacterium genomic region harbors:
- the hemG gene encoding protoporphyrinogen oxidase — MQNTHKQVIVLGAGISGLVCAYRLKTLGVNVALIEKSNRAGGVIQSQMIDNYLIERGPNSTRGTAEFLSLVDELGLTDDLIEGNPKAPAFVFYKNKMREVPMGPPALIKTNLLSFAGKLRLFKEPFVSKREATNEESVYSFFSRRLGIQVAERLVAPFVSGIYAGDEKRLSVQAAFPMLAELESGSGSLFRGGIAKAKAAKKAKSATTEKPKTKRSVSFRQGLSQLTQRLAEKLGEDFIQNAEYEIQFHTEVSEKQVDRFTIHLNHSDKSTTVSCEHLIFATPAYVAAELLEPHAKELRQLLTEIEYPPVATLHLAYEKSDFPNPADGFGVLAAPVENLKILGCLFSSSLFSGRAPENKNLFTVFMGGARTPELVGLSDDELVEKAHRDLQTILGVNNPPQVLSITRWSRAIPQYNIGHAARMHKIKKLFNDIKGLHLIGNYLDGVSISDCAKNAEIAANAIAQSIRP; from the coding sequence AGTAATCGTCCTGGGCGCGGGAATTTCCGGTTTAGTTTGCGCTTATCGTTTAAAAACGCTCGGCGTGAATGTCGCGCTGATAGAAAAATCAAATCGCGCCGGTGGAGTCATCCAAAGCCAAATGATTGATAATTACTTAATTGAACGCGGACCCAACAGTACGCGGGGCACAGCCGAATTTTTATCACTCGTTGATGAGTTAGGATTAACCGACGACCTCATCGAAGGAAACCCCAAAGCTCCGGCGTTCGTTTTCTATAAAAATAAAATGCGCGAAGTGCCGATGGGTCCACCCGCGTTAATTAAAACCAATTTGTTGAGTTTCGCAGGTAAATTAAGACTCTTTAAAGAACCTTTCGTCAGCAAGCGGGAAGCCACCAACGAAGAGAGCGTCTATAGTTTTTTTTCGCGCCGCCTGGGCATTCAGGTAGCGGAACGATTGGTTGCGCCGTTTGTCTCCGGGATTTATGCGGGAGATGAAAAACGCTTGAGCGTGCAAGCCGCCTTTCCAATGCTTGCGGAACTTGAAAGTGGCTCCGGTAGCCTGTTTCGTGGCGGGATAGCAAAAGCCAAGGCGGCAAAAAAAGCGAAATCTGCGACTACTGAAAAACCCAAAACCAAACGTTCGGTTTCATTCCGTCAGGGTTTATCTCAACTCACTCAAAGGCTGGCAGAAAAACTTGGCGAAGATTTCATTCAAAATGCGGAATACGAAATCCAGTTTCATACCGAGGTATCTGAAAAACAGGTAGACAGGTTTACCATACACCTGAACCATTCCGATAAATCGACAACCGTTTCCTGCGAGCATCTGATTTTTGCAACCCCTGCCTATGTTGCGGCGGAACTTCTTGAACCTCATGCAAAAGAATTGAGGCAATTGCTCACGGAAATCGAATATCCCCCGGTTGCGACGTTGCATCTGGCGTATGAGAAATCCGATTTCCCCAATCCGGCTGACGGGTTCGGAGTTTTAGCTGCGCCGGTTGAAAACCTAAAGATTCTCGGTTGTCTATTCAGTTCGAGTTTATTTTCAGGTCGCGCCCCTGAAAATAAAAATTTATTCACCGTTTTTATGGGGGGCGCTCGAACGCCGGAGTTGGTGGGCTTGAGTGATGATGAGTTGGTTGAAAAAGCGCACCGTGATTTACAAACCATTTTGGGCGTTAACAACCCGCCCCAGGTTTTATCAATCACCCGTTGGTCGCGAGCCATTCCGCAGTACAACATCGGTCATGCAGCGAGAATGCATAAAATCAAAAAGTTATTCAATGACATCAAGGGATTGCACTTGATCGGAAATTATCTGGATGGGGTTTCAATCAGCGATTGCGCTAAAAATGCCGAAATTGCTGCAAATGCAATTGCCCAATCAATCCGACCGTAA
- a CDS encoding mechanosensitive ion channel family protein, giving the protein MSFWQIVKDTSGIGDFLLWGVIGFILIAFLLFNIATSERKRIRASMFIFALSFIGLLAASAISYFGSGSENFSYRSIRFVSLFFASIAIINLAGVFFFGVFLKSLRIHIPLILRDLILAIAYIITIITLLSRNGVDLAGIVATSAVITAVIAFSLQDTLGNILGGLALQMENTINVGDWIRINELEGRVQEIRWRQTSIETRNWDTIIIPNSTLMKGQFTVLGRRQGMPLQHRQWIYFNVDFRYAPSEVIQTVEDALQEEPIQHVALVPPPHCIAVDFKESYTHYAVRYWLTDLAIPEPTDSVVRSRIFTALRRAEIPLSIPAQALFITDDDESRRVRKQKEEIERRSKALKQIELFNSLTTDECQELAMRMKYAPFVRGEVMTRQGAQADWLYLILEGEAQVDVNVEGKTEKVATLRSGDYFGEMALMTGQRRHANVIAITDVICYQLDKEAFENILRNRPEIAEYISRTLAKRSVELESIKEELKEEVMNRRVQSKQNELLHLIRDFFGLEDTSQFQN; this is encoded by the coding sequence ATGAGTTTCTGGCAAATTGTAAAAGACACTTCAGGTATTGGCGACTTCCTGCTTTGGGGCGTGATTGGATTTATTCTAATCGCCTTTTTGCTGTTTAATATCGCCACCTCTGAACGAAAACGCATTCGCGCTTCGATGTTTATTTTTGCGCTCTCCTTCATCGGATTGTTAGCCGCGAGTGCCATCAGCTATTTCGGTTCAGGATCAGAGAATTTTTCTTATCGCTCGATTCGCTTTGTCTCGCTTTTCTTTGCGAGCATCGCCATTATCAATCTCGCAGGGGTTTTCTTTTTCGGAGTATTTTTAAAATCCCTGCGTATACACATTCCCCTAATTTTACGCGATTTAATTCTGGCAATCGCTTACATCATCACCATCATCACACTGCTGTCTCGCAATGGCGTAGACCTTGCCGGAATTGTCGCGACTTCGGCAGTCATCACCGCAGTCATTGCGTTTTCTTTACAGGATACATTGGGCAATATCCTTGGCGGTCTCGCCCTGCAAATGGAAAATACCATCAATGTCGGCGATTGGATTCGCATCAATGAACTGGAAGGTCGCGTACAGGAAATTCGCTGGCGTCAGACCTCGATTGAAACGCGCAACTGGGACACCATTATTATCCCGAACAGCACCTTGATGAAGGGCCAGTTCACCGTACTTGGGCGTCGTCAAGGAATGCCGCTGCAACATCGCCAATGGATTTATTTCAATGTCGATTTTCGTTATGCGCCTTCTGAAGTTATTCAAACCGTCGAGGATGCATTACAGGAAGAACCGATTCAACATGTCGCGCTGGTTCCGCCACCTCATTGTATCGCGGTGGATTTCAAGGAAAGTTATACACATTATGCCGTGCGTTACTGGCTCACCGATTTAGCCATTCCCGAACCAACGGATTCGGTTGTCCGGTCGAGAATTTTCACCGCGCTACGTCGCGCGGAAATTCCACTTTCCATCCCGGCACAGGCGCTGTTTATCACTGATGATGATGAATCGCGTCGGGTACGTAAACAGAAAGAAGAAATCGAACGTCGCAGCAAGGCATTAAAGCAGATTGAATTATTTAATTCTTTAACCACCGATGAATGTCAGGAACTGGCGATGCGAATGAAATACGCCCCTTTTGTTCGCGGTGAAGTAATGACCCGGCAAGGCGCACAGGCGGATTGGCTCTATTTGATTCTGGAAGGTGAAGCCCAGGTCGACGTCAATGTCGAAGGAAAAACCGAAAAGGTTGCAACCCTCAGAAGCGGTGATTATTTCGGAGAGATGGCGTTGATGACCGGGCAACGGCGACACGCCAACGTCATCGCGATTACTGATGTCATCTGTTACCAACTGGATAAAGAAGCTTTTGAAAATATTTTGCGCAACCGACCGGAAATTGCCGAATACATTTCCCGGACGCTTGCCAAACGTAGCGTCGAACTGGAATCCATCAAGGAAGAATTGAAAGAAGAGGTGATGAATCGCCGGGTGCAGTCCAAGCAGAATGAATTATTGCACCTGATTCGTGATTTTTTCGGTTTGGAAGATACGTCGCAATTTCAAAATTAA
- a CDS encoding dihydroorotase — MNLLIKGGKIIDPSQGLDEIADLRIENGVITQIGHAISEDNLEIFDATGLIVSPGFIDLHVHLREPGEEYKETIASGSAAAVAGGFTSICAMPNTKPVNDNASITRYIIDKAREANLANVYPVGAITRGSKGEELAEMAEMKTAGAVAVTDDGKPVMNSQVMRHAMEYARDLDLVVADHCQDTCLSACGVMHEGKYSTQLGLKGMSGAAEDSHVARDIMLAEITGARVHIMHISTAKAIRMVRDAKQKGLPVTCEVTPHHLALTDSAVVGFDTNTKMNPPLRTESDREALIEAIIDGTIDAIATDHAPHHLDEKMLEYDHAPFGVIGVETALGVVLQVLYHSGKVPLRRIIEMLTIGAARVFSLPKGTLKVGSQADITLIDPEREWKIEPAKFKSKSRNTPFANWEVKGKVHATWVSGRQVFQTD; from the coding sequence ATGAATTTATTAATCAAAGGCGGAAAAATCATTGACCCTTCGCAAGGGTTGGACGAGATTGCCGATTTACGAATTGAAAATGGCGTAATCACGCAAATCGGTCACGCGATTTCCGAAGATAATCTGGAAATTTTTGATGCCACTGGCTTGATTGTCTCGCCCGGTTTTATTGACCTTCACGTGCATTTGCGCGAACCCGGCGAAGAGTATAAAGAGACCATCGCATCAGGCAGTGCTGCTGCGGTCGCCGGGGGCTTTACTTCGATATGTGCGATGCCCAATACCAAGCCTGTGAATGATAACGCTTCGATTACCCGATATATCATAGATAAAGCTCGTGAAGCGAATCTCGCTAATGTCTATCCGGTTGGCGCAATCACTCGCGGTTCAAAAGGTGAAGAACTCGCGGAGATGGCAGAGATGAAAACCGCAGGCGCAGTTGCGGTTACAGATGATGGCAAGCCGGTGATGAATTCACAGGTAATGCGCCACGCGATGGAATACGCCAGAGACCTTGATTTAGTGGTCGCAGACCATTGCCAGGATACCTGTTTGTCGGCTTGCGGCGTGATGCACGAAGGCAAATATTCAACTCAGCTTGGACTGAAAGGTATGAGCGGCGCTGCCGAAGACAGTCACGTTGCCCGCGATATAATGCTTGCGGAAATCACCGGGGCGCGGGTTCACATCATGCATATTTCAACGGCAAAAGCCATTCGGATGGTTCGCGATGCCAAACAGAAAGGATTGCCGGTTACCTGCGAAGTGACACCGCATCATCTGGCTTTGACGGATAGCGCGGTTGTCGGATTTGATACCAATACCAAAATGAATCCGCCGCTTCGCACCGAAAGTGATCGCGAAGCGTTAATCGAAGCAATCATTGATGGAACCATAGACGCCATTGCCACAGACCATGCGCCCCATCACCTTGATGAAAAAATGCTCGAATATGATCACGCGCCATTTGGGGTGATTGGCGTGGAAACGGCTCTGGGAGTGGTTTTGCAGGTTTTATACCATTCAGGGAAAGTGCCGCTCAGGCGCATCATCGAAATGCTGACGATTGGCGCAGCCCGGGTGTTTTCATTGCCAAAAGGAACGCTTAAAGTTGGAAGTCAGGCGGATATAACCCTCATTGACCCGGAAAGGGAGTGGAAAATCGAACCGGCTAAATTCAAATCGAAAAGCCGCAACACGCCGTTTGCAAATTGGGAGGTTAAGGGAAAAGTTCACGCCACCTGGGTTTCCGGCAGACAAGTCTTTCAAACCGATTAA
- a CDS encoding aspartate carbamoyltransferase catalytic subunit — translation MAFNKKDLLGIRELTVEEINTILDTTDSFKEVSARSIKKVPTLRGKTVINLFFESSTRTRTSFELAAKRLSADAINISVSTSSVTKGETLIDTARNIQAMNPDVIVIRHSSSGAPHQLSQLVDASIVNAGDGAHEHPSQALLDAYTIRESKGRINGLQVAIIGDITHSRVARSNAHLLTKLGAHLRIAGPRTLIPPHFEEIIEPAEGSLRVCNSIDEAITDADVVMMLRIQRERMTDAYFPSLKEYAIRFGLTMERLKLARPDAIVMHPGPINRGIEISSEVADNSNSLILEQVTNGVAVRMAILYLLLQSGGVGEINP, via the coding sequence ATGGCATTCAATAAAAAAGATTTATTAGGCATCAGAGAACTCACCGTCGAGGAAATCAACACCATTCTCGACACCACCGATTCATTCAAAGAAGTTTCCGCGCGGTCGATTAAAAAAGTTCCCACCTTGCGCGGCAAAACCGTTATCAATCTCTTTTTTGAATCATCCACCCGCACCCGCACCTCGTTTGAACTGGCGGCAAAACGTCTGTCGGCGGATGCGATTAACATTTCGGTTTCGACCTCTTCGGTGACCAAAGGCGAAACCTTGATTGATACGGCGCGCAACATTCAGGCGATGAATCCCGATGTGATTGTCATTCGCCATTCGTCATCAGGCGCACCCCATCAACTGTCGCAATTGGTTGATGCGTCGATTGTCAACGCTGGCGATGGCGCACACGAACACCCGTCGCAGGCATTGCTTGATGCCTACACGATTCGCGAAAGCAAAGGGCGTATTAACGGATTGCAGGTTGCCATCATCGGCGACATTACCCACAGCCGCGTGGCGCGTTCCAACGCCCATCTGTTGACCAAACTTGGCGCGCACCTGCGTATCGCGGGACCACGGACGCTCATTCCACCGCATTTTGAAGAAATCATTGAACCGGCTGAAGGCTCGCTTCGGGTTTGCAATAGTATTGATGAAGCGATAACCGATGCGGATGTGGTGATGATGTTGCGCATACAACGCGAACGCATGACCGATGCCTATTTCCCCTCACTGAAAGAATATGCCATTCGTTTTGGCTTAACCATGGAGCGGTTGAAACTCGCGCGACCTGATGCGATAGTGATGCACCCGGGACCAATCAATCGCGGCATCGAAATCAGTTCGGAAGTTGCCGATAATTCAAATTCACTGATTTTAGAACAGGTGACCAATGGCGTCGCTGTGCGCATGGCGATACTCTATCTGCTGTTACAAAGCGGTGGCGTCGGCGAAATAAACCCGTAA
- the pyrR gene encoding bifunctional pyr operon transcriptional regulator/uracil phosphoribosyltransferase PyrR, with amino-acid sequence MDFKQKSQVMDAADMSRTMSRLALQIVERNGGTKSVLLVGIRRRGVPLAERLADKIAQLEGTRPATGQLDITLYRDDLSTVGPRPVVNKTEIPNDITGRTIVLVDDVLYTGRTIRAALDELVDFGRPSKVELCVLIDRGHRELPIQADYVGKYVQTTDAEIIKVMLPEYDEEEQVVVVEKE; translated from the coding sequence ATGGATTTCAAACAAAAATCTCAAGTGATGGATGCGGCGGATATGAGTCGCACCATGTCGCGCCTCGCCTTGCAAATCGTCGAACGCAACGGCGGAACCAAAAGTGTTCTGCTGGTTGGCATTCGTCGTCGCGGGGTTCCGCTTGCCGAACGACTCGCGGATAAAATCGCGCAACTCGAAGGCACCAGACCGGCGACCGGACAACTCGACATCACGCTTTACCGCGATGACCTCTCAACCGTCGGCCCGCGTCCGGTGGTCAATAAAACCGAAATTCCCAATGACATCACCGGCAGAACCATCGTTTTAGTTGACGACGTTCTATACACCGGGCGCACGATTCGCGCCGCCCTGGATGAGTTGGTCGATTTCGGCAGACCATCAAAAGTCGAACTCTGCGTGTTGATTGACCGCGGGCATCGGGAACTCCCGATTCAAGCCGATTATGTCGGCAAGTATGTGCAAACCACTGACGCGGAAATTATCAAAGTGATGTTGCCCGAATACGACGAAGAAGAGCAGGTTGTTGTTGTAGAAAAAGAATAA